One Anguilla rostrata isolate EN2019 chromosome 15, ASM1855537v3, whole genome shotgun sequence genomic window carries:
- the cep97 gene encoding centrosomal protein of 97 kDa isoform X2, whose amino-acid sequence MGVPSLTLDTNGSMVDLSGQGLQKLEPNFPCPADTHTLILDRNHIIKLEHLEKSHRLQQLSVASNRLVRMMGVSQLTSLKVLNLPNNSIGYIEGLKELVHLEWLNLAGNNIKVMEQINTCVALQHLDLSDNNISQIGDLTKLSALKTLLLHGNIVTTLRAVPAFLPSRLTILSLAENEIRDLNEVSYLAPLLDLEQLSIMSNPCVMATPSLPGYDYRPYIVSWCLSLKVLDGYVVSQKEGLKAEWLYSQGKGRSYRPGQHVQLVQYLASVCPLTSSSALQSAEDAKLEKILNKQRLHQRQLLQQTRRESSPSPPRPTQLDVEQLHPCHALPGGVSNRPGTPEAPALIKHTDPGVQVNSWLGSDHSYAAPLAGRTPPSHGEPLYLEDVQTDEDRLHCSLLCSESTFLYPSPPQAPAHAAQSDSEEETYEPDSLAPDAPQEPRRVADGTAGLPLAPRDPPRDAPQAAGQDPQTDGGRRSLTDGPSLQTDGELVPGACSDCAVLEAEPQQEEEVVARCNGAGLGAGLGDGNAAAAVRIQAWWRGLSTRRFHPLAKEVRSEIRLRRMQEHIVHLSAEMERMQREQEEERLQRLVQEEAVRFLWTQLQSVLEWQRSVQEQLQGASRSQLSGQRPLQAAAASTLNPACSEASFPDSGFQSTGDPQGALEDSLCSGTGESVETVRAGRGGGAATEGGEGAGADSQDSSLLQQYLSSVQQLEEAEEGASDRTGTPLAPSPIPELAVRDSPSGVNRNEETERQKILLEAGI is encoded by the exons ATGGGCGTACCGAGTCTGACGTTGGACACCAACG GGTCAATGGTGGACCTGTCAGGCCAGGGCCTCCAGAAACTGGAGCCAAACTTCCCCTGTCCAGcagatactcacacactcattctggACCGAAATCACATCATCAAGCTGGAGCACCTGGAGAAAAGCCACAGGCTCCAGCAG CTGTCAGTTGCCAGTAACCGGCTGGTGCGCATGATGGGAGTTTCACAGCTTACTTCACTTAAGGTTTTGAATCTGCCCAACAACAGCATTGGCTACATCGAGGGCCTGAAAGAACTGGTGCACCTGGAGTGGCTCAACCTGGCTGGGAACAATATAAAG GTCATGGAGCAGATCAACACCTGTGTGGCCCTCCAACATCTAGATCTGTCTGACAACAACATCTCCCAGATCGGTGACCTGACCAAGCTCTCTGCCTTAAAG ACACTCCTCCTCCACGGGAACATCGTCACCACGCTGCGCGCTGTCCCCGCCTTCCTGCCCTCGCGGCTGACCATCCTCTCCCTCGCGGAGAACGAGATCAGAGATCTCAACGAG GTATCTTACCTGGCACCTCTGCTTGACTTGGAGCAACTGTCAATCATGAGTAACCCCTGTGTCATGGCAACGCCCTCTCTGCCTGGATATGACTATCGTCCATATATTGTGAGCTGGTGTTTGAGCCTGAAGGTCTTGGACGGATATGTGGTGTCGCAGAAGGAGGG GCTGAAGGCAGAGTGGCTCTACAGCCAGGGCAAAGGTCGCTCTTACAGACCAGGGCAGCATGTGCAGCTGGTCCAGTACCTGGCCTCCGTCTGCCCCCTGACCTCCTCTTCCGCACTGCAGTCCGCTGAGGACGCCAAGTTGGAGAAAATCCTGAACAAGCAGAG GCTGCACCAAAGACAGCTGCTCCAGCAAACCAGGAGGGAGTCCTCCCCcagcccgccccgccccacgcAGCTGGACGTGGAGCAGCTCCACCCCTGCCACGCCCTTCCGGGCGGAGTCAGCAACAGGCCAGGCACACCTGAGGCTCCTGCACTCATCAAGCACACAG ATCCTGGGGTGCAGGTGAACAGCTGGCTGGGTAGCGATCACTCCTACGCGGCGCCCCTGGCTGGCCGCACCCCCCCGTCGCACGGGGAGCCCCTTTACCTGGAGGACGTGCAGACGGACGAGGACAGGCTCCACTGCAGCCTGCTGTGCTCCGAGTCCACCTTCctgtacccctcccccccccaagcgCCGGCGCACGCAGCGCAGTCCGACAGCGAGGAGGAGACGTACGAGCCGGACTCCCTGGCCCCCGACGCCCCCCAGGAGCCGCGGCGCGTCGCCGACGGGACCGCCGGCCTCCCGCTCGCGCCCCGCGACCCCCCCCGCGACGCGCCCCAGGCGGCCGGGCAGGACCCGCAGACAGACGGGGGGCGCCGTTCGCTGACAGACGGACCCTCTCTGCAGACGGACGGAGAGCTGGTCCCGGGGGCGTGCTCGGACTGCGCCGTGCTGGAGGCGGAGCcccagcaggaagaggaagtggtgGCGCGGTGTAACGGGGCGGGGCTCGGCGCGGGGCTCGGCGATGGGAACGCGGCGGCCGCGGTGCGGATCCAGGCCTGGTGGCGAGGCCTCTCTACCCGCCGGTTCCACCCGCTGGCCAAGGAGGTGCGCTCGGAGATCCGGCTGCGCAGGATGCAGGAGCACATCGTCCACCTGTCTGCAGAGATGGAGCG GatgcagagagagcaggaggaggaacgGCTGCAGAGGCTGGTGCAGGAGGAGGCGGTGCGCTTCCTATGGACGCAG CTGCAGTCGGTGTTGGAGTGGCAGCGGTCTgtgcaggagcagctgcagggcgCGTCTCGGTCACAGCTCAGcggacagcgccccctgcaggccgcAGCTGCCAGCACCCTAAACCCGGCCTGCAGCGAGGCCTCCTTCCCCGACTCCGGCTTCCAGTCCACAGGCGACCCGCAGGGGGCGCTGGAGGACAGCCTCTGCAGCGGGACGGGAGAGTCTGTGGAGACGGTGCGGGctggcagggggggcggggcggccaCGGAGGGCGGGGAGGGCGCGGGGGCTGACAGCCAGGACAGTAGTCTCCTGCAGCAGTACCTCTCCTCTGtacagcagctggaggaggccgAGGAGGGGGCCAGCGACCGAACAGGAACACCCCTGGCACCCTCCCCTATCCCAGAACTGGCAGTGCGTGACTCCCCCTCCGGCGTGAACAGGAACGAGGAAACGGAACGGCAAAAGATACTTCTAGAGGCTGGAATATGA
- the cep97 gene encoding centrosomal protein of 97 kDa isoform X3, with protein MVDLSGQGLQKLEPNFPCPADTHTLILDRNHIIKLEHLEKSHRLQQLSVASNRLVRMMGVSQLTSLKVLNLPNNSIGYIEGLKELVHLEWLNLAGNNIKVMEQINTCVALQHLDLSDNNISQIGDLTKLSALKTLLLHGNIVTTLRAVPAFLPSRLTILSLAENEIRDLNEVSYLAPLLDLEQLSIMSNPCVMATPSLPGYDYRPYIVSWCLSLKVLDGYVVSQKEGLKAEWLYSQGKGRSYRPGQHVQLVQYLASVCPLTSSSALQSAEDAKLEKILNKQRLHQRQLLQQTRRESSPSPPRPTQLDVEQLHPCHALPGGVSNRPGTPEAPALIKHTDPGVQVNSWLGSDHSYAAPLAGRTPPSHGEPLYLEDVQTDEDRLHCSLLCSESTFLYPSPPQAPAHAAQSDSEEETYEPDSLAPDAPQEPRRVADGTAGLPLAPRDPPRDAPQAAGQDPQTDGGRRSLTDGPSLQTDGELVPGACSDCAVLEAEPQQEEEVVARCNGAGLGAGLGDGNAAAAVRIQAWWRGLSTRRFHPLAKEVRSEIRLRRMQEHIVHLSAEMERMQREQEEERLQRLVQEEAVRFLWTQLQSVLEWQRSVQEQLQGASRSQLSGQRPLQAAAASTLNPACSEASFPDSGFQSTGDPQGALEDSLCSGTGESVETVRAGRGGGAATEGGEGAGADSQDSSLLQQYLSSVQQLEEAEEGASDRTGTPLAPSPIPELAVRDSPSGVNRNEETERQKILLEAGI; from the exons ATGGTGGACCTGTCAGGCCAGGGCCTCCAGAAACTGGAGCCAAACTTCCCCTGTCCAGcagatactcacacactcattctggACCGAAATCACATCATCAAGCTGGAGCACCTGGAGAAAAGCCACAGGCTCCAGCAG CTGTCAGTTGCCAGTAACCGGCTGGTGCGCATGATGGGAGTTTCACAGCTTACTTCACTTAAGGTTTTGAATCTGCCCAACAACAGCATTGGCTACATCGAGGGCCTGAAAGAACTGGTGCACCTGGAGTGGCTCAACCTGGCTGGGAACAATATAAAG GTCATGGAGCAGATCAACACCTGTGTGGCCCTCCAACATCTAGATCTGTCTGACAACAACATCTCCCAGATCGGTGACCTGACCAAGCTCTCTGCCTTAAAG ACACTCCTCCTCCACGGGAACATCGTCACCACGCTGCGCGCTGTCCCCGCCTTCCTGCCCTCGCGGCTGACCATCCTCTCCCTCGCGGAGAACGAGATCAGAGATCTCAACGAG GTATCTTACCTGGCACCTCTGCTTGACTTGGAGCAACTGTCAATCATGAGTAACCCCTGTGTCATGGCAACGCCCTCTCTGCCTGGATATGACTATCGTCCATATATTGTGAGCTGGTGTTTGAGCCTGAAGGTCTTGGACGGATATGTGGTGTCGCAGAAGGAGGG GCTGAAGGCAGAGTGGCTCTACAGCCAGGGCAAAGGTCGCTCTTACAGACCAGGGCAGCATGTGCAGCTGGTCCAGTACCTGGCCTCCGTCTGCCCCCTGACCTCCTCTTCCGCACTGCAGTCCGCTGAGGACGCCAAGTTGGAGAAAATCCTGAACAAGCAGAG GCTGCACCAAAGACAGCTGCTCCAGCAAACCAGGAGGGAGTCCTCCCCcagcccgccccgccccacgcAGCTGGACGTGGAGCAGCTCCACCCCTGCCACGCCCTTCCGGGCGGAGTCAGCAACAGGCCAGGCACACCTGAGGCTCCTGCACTCATCAAGCACACAG ATCCTGGGGTGCAGGTGAACAGCTGGCTGGGTAGCGATCACTCCTACGCGGCGCCCCTGGCTGGCCGCACCCCCCCGTCGCACGGGGAGCCCCTTTACCTGGAGGACGTGCAGACGGACGAGGACAGGCTCCACTGCAGCCTGCTGTGCTCCGAGTCCACCTTCctgtacccctcccccccccaagcgCCGGCGCACGCAGCGCAGTCCGACAGCGAGGAGGAGACGTACGAGCCGGACTCCCTGGCCCCCGACGCCCCCCAGGAGCCGCGGCGCGTCGCCGACGGGACCGCCGGCCTCCCGCTCGCGCCCCGCGACCCCCCCCGCGACGCGCCCCAGGCGGCCGGGCAGGACCCGCAGACAGACGGGGGGCGCCGTTCGCTGACAGACGGACCCTCTCTGCAGACGGACGGAGAGCTGGTCCCGGGGGCGTGCTCGGACTGCGCCGTGCTGGAGGCGGAGCcccagcaggaagaggaagtggtgGCGCGGTGTAACGGGGCGGGGCTCGGCGCGGGGCTCGGCGATGGGAACGCGGCGGCCGCGGTGCGGATCCAGGCCTGGTGGCGAGGCCTCTCTACCCGCCGGTTCCACCCGCTGGCCAAGGAGGTGCGCTCGGAGATCCGGCTGCGCAGGATGCAGGAGCACATCGTCCACCTGTCTGCAGAGATGGAGCG GatgcagagagagcaggaggaggaacgGCTGCAGAGGCTGGTGCAGGAGGAGGCGGTGCGCTTCCTATGGACGCAG CTGCAGTCGGTGTTGGAGTGGCAGCGGTCTgtgcaggagcagctgcagggcgCGTCTCGGTCACAGCTCAGcggacagcgccccctgcaggccgcAGCTGCCAGCACCCTAAACCCGGCCTGCAGCGAGGCCTCCTTCCCCGACTCCGGCTTCCAGTCCACAGGCGACCCGCAGGGGGCGCTGGAGGACAGCCTCTGCAGCGGGACGGGAGAGTCTGTGGAGACGGTGCGGGctggcagggggggcggggcggccaCGGAGGGCGGGGAGGGCGCGGGGGCTGACAGCCAGGACAGTAGTCTCCTGCAGCAGTACCTCTCCTCTGtacagcagctggaggaggccgAGGAGGGGGCCAGCGACCGAACAGGAACACCCCTGGCACCCTCCCCTATCCCAGAACTGGCAGTGCGTGACTCCCCCTCCGGCGTGAACAGGAACGAGGAAACGGAACGGCAAAAGATACTTCTAGAGGCTGGAATATGA
- the rpl24 gene encoding large ribosomal subunit protein eL24: protein MKVELCSFSGYKIYPGHGRRYARVDGKVFQFLNAKCESAFLSKRNPRQINWTVLYRRKHKKGQSEEVTKKRTRRAVKFQRAITGASLAEILAKRNQKPEVRKAQREQAIRAAKEAKKAKQATKKPSAPSAKAPAKTAPKQKIAKPVKMNAPRVGGKR, encoded by the exons ATGAA GGTTGAACTGTGCAGCTTTAGCGGATACAAAATATATCCCGGCCACGGCCGGCGATATGCCAGGGTAGACGGAAAG GTTTTCCAGTTCCTCAATGCAAAGTGCGAGTCAGCCTTCCTTTCTAAGAGGAATCCCAGACAGATCAACTGGACTGTGCTGTACAGACGCAAACACAAGAAGGGCCAGTCT GAAGAGGTGACGAAGAAGCGCACTCGCCGTGCAGTCAAGTTCCAGAGGGCCATTACAGGAGCTTCCCTGGCTGAAATCCTGGCCAAGCGGAACCAGAAGCCCGAGGTGCGCAAGGCCCAGCGGGAGCAGGCCATCAG GGCTGCTAAGGAGGCTAAGAAGGCCAAGCAGGCCACCAAGAAGCCCTCTGCCCCCAGTGCCAAG GCTCCTGCTAAGACTGCACCTAAACAGAAGATCGCCAAGCCCGTGAAGATGAACGCCCCACGTGTGGGTGGAAAACGCTAA
- the cep97 gene encoding centrosomal protein of 97 kDa isoform X1, whose translation MAATEWQFEGAHPKMAQFEGSMVDLSGQGLQKLEPNFPCPADTHTLILDRNHIIKLEHLEKSHRLQQLSVASNRLVRMMGVSQLTSLKVLNLPNNSIGYIEGLKELVHLEWLNLAGNNIKVMEQINTCVALQHLDLSDNNISQIGDLTKLSALKTLLLHGNIVTTLRAVPAFLPSRLTILSLAENEIRDLNEVSYLAPLLDLEQLSIMSNPCVMATPSLPGYDYRPYIVSWCLSLKVLDGYVVSQKEGLKAEWLYSQGKGRSYRPGQHVQLVQYLASVCPLTSSSALQSAEDAKLEKILNKQRLHQRQLLQQTRRESSPSPPRPTQLDVEQLHPCHALPGGVSNRPGTPEAPALIKHTDPGVQVNSWLGSDHSYAAPLAGRTPPSHGEPLYLEDVQTDEDRLHCSLLCSESTFLYPSPPQAPAHAAQSDSEEETYEPDSLAPDAPQEPRRVADGTAGLPLAPRDPPRDAPQAAGQDPQTDGGRRSLTDGPSLQTDGELVPGACSDCAVLEAEPQQEEEVVARCNGAGLGAGLGDGNAAAAVRIQAWWRGLSTRRFHPLAKEVRSEIRLRRMQEHIVHLSAEMERMQREQEEERLQRLVQEEAVRFLWTQLQSVLEWQRSVQEQLQGASRSQLSGQRPLQAAAASTLNPACSEASFPDSGFQSTGDPQGALEDSLCSGTGESVETVRAGRGGGAATEGGEGAGADSQDSSLLQQYLSSVQQLEEAEEGASDRTGTPLAPSPIPELAVRDSPSGVNRNEETERQKILLEAGI comes from the exons ATGGCGGCGACAGAGTGGCAATTTGAAGGAGCCCATCCAAAAATGGCGCAGTTTGAAG GGTCAATGGTGGACCTGTCAGGCCAGGGCCTCCAGAAACTGGAGCCAAACTTCCCCTGTCCAGcagatactcacacactcattctggACCGAAATCACATCATCAAGCTGGAGCACCTGGAGAAAAGCCACAGGCTCCAGCAG CTGTCAGTTGCCAGTAACCGGCTGGTGCGCATGATGGGAGTTTCACAGCTTACTTCACTTAAGGTTTTGAATCTGCCCAACAACAGCATTGGCTACATCGAGGGCCTGAAAGAACTGGTGCACCTGGAGTGGCTCAACCTGGCTGGGAACAATATAAAG GTCATGGAGCAGATCAACACCTGTGTGGCCCTCCAACATCTAGATCTGTCTGACAACAACATCTCCCAGATCGGTGACCTGACCAAGCTCTCTGCCTTAAAG ACACTCCTCCTCCACGGGAACATCGTCACCACGCTGCGCGCTGTCCCCGCCTTCCTGCCCTCGCGGCTGACCATCCTCTCCCTCGCGGAGAACGAGATCAGAGATCTCAACGAG GTATCTTACCTGGCACCTCTGCTTGACTTGGAGCAACTGTCAATCATGAGTAACCCCTGTGTCATGGCAACGCCCTCTCTGCCTGGATATGACTATCGTCCATATATTGTGAGCTGGTGTTTGAGCCTGAAGGTCTTGGACGGATATGTGGTGTCGCAGAAGGAGGG GCTGAAGGCAGAGTGGCTCTACAGCCAGGGCAAAGGTCGCTCTTACAGACCAGGGCAGCATGTGCAGCTGGTCCAGTACCTGGCCTCCGTCTGCCCCCTGACCTCCTCTTCCGCACTGCAGTCCGCTGAGGACGCCAAGTTGGAGAAAATCCTGAACAAGCAGAG GCTGCACCAAAGACAGCTGCTCCAGCAAACCAGGAGGGAGTCCTCCCCcagcccgccccgccccacgcAGCTGGACGTGGAGCAGCTCCACCCCTGCCACGCCCTTCCGGGCGGAGTCAGCAACAGGCCAGGCACACCTGAGGCTCCTGCACTCATCAAGCACACAG ATCCTGGGGTGCAGGTGAACAGCTGGCTGGGTAGCGATCACTCCTACGCGGCGCCCCTGGCTGGCCGCACCCCCCCGTCGCACGGGGAGCCCCTTTACCTGGAGGACGTGCAGACGGACGAGGACAGGCTCCACTGCAGCCTGCTGTGCTCCGAGTCCACCTTCctgtacccctcccccccccaagcgCCGGCGCACGCAGCGCAGTCCGACAGCGAGGAGGAGACGTACGAGCCGGACTCCCTGGCCCCCGACGCCCCCCAGGAGCCGCGGCGCGTCGCCGACGGGACCGCCGGCCTCCCGCTCGCGCCCCGCGACCCCCCCCGCGACGCGCCCCAGGCGGCCGGGCAGGACCCGCAGACAGACGGGGGGCGCCGTTCGCTGACAGACGGACCCTCTCTGCAGACGGACGGAGAGCTGGTCCCGGGGGCGTGCTCGGACTGCGCCGTGCTGGAGGCGGAGCcccagcaggaagaggaagtggtgGCGCGGTGTAACGGGGCGGGGCTCGGCGCGGGGCTCGGCGATGGGAACGCGGCGGCCGCGGTGCGGATCCAGGCCTGGTGGCGAGGCCTCTCTACCCGCCGGTTCCACCCGCTGGCCAAGGAGGTGCGCTCGGAGATCCGGCTGCGCAGGATGCAGGAGCACATCGTCCACCTGTCTGCAGAGATGGAGCG GatgcagagagagcaggaggaggaacgGCTGCAGAGGCTGGTGCAGGAGGAGGCGGTGCGCTTCCTATGGACGCAG CTGCAGTCGGTGTTGGAGTGGCAGCGGTCTgtgcaggagcagctgcagggcgCGTCTCGGTCACAGCTCAGcggacagcgccccctgcaggccgcAGCTGCCAGCACCCTAAACCCGGCCTGCAGCGAGGCCTCCTTCCCCGACTCCGGCTTCCAGTCCACAGGCGACCCGCAGGGGGCGCTGGAGGACAGCCTCTGCAGCGGGACGGGAGAGTCTGTGGAGACGGTGCGGGctggcagggggggcggggcggccaCGGAGGGCGGGGAGGGCGCGGGGGCTGACAGCCAGGACAGTAGTCTCCTGCAGCAGTACCTCTCCTCTGtacagcagctggaggaggccgAGGAGGGGGCCAGCGACCGAACAGGAACACCCCTGGCACCCTCCCCTATCCCAGAACTGGCAGTGCGTGACTCCCCCTCCGGCGTGAACAGGAACGAGGAAACGGAACGGCAAAAGATACTTCTAGAGGCTGGAATATGA